ACTCTCTTCTCGCAAAGGCGGAGTACGCACGACTCGTCGGAGCCTGGCACGCGCGTGCCGCGGCGCGGCCGTTGAGCGAAACGCCCCTCGTCTCCGTCGTGATTCCAGCGCATAACCACATCGATGCGACCGTAGCCTGCTTACAATCCATTGCCGACACGTGGTTTGAAACGCTCGCCGTACAAATCATTCTCGTCGACGACGGATCCCAGGACGAGACCAGCGCGCTCGTCGCGCTGCTGCAAGGCGTCGACGTCGTAAGCAACGGAAGCAACCAGGGGTTCGTGCGCGCGTGTAACCGCGGAGCCGCGATCGCGCGCGGTAAGTACATCTGTTTCTTGAACAACGACACGATCGTTCGCAACGCTTGGCTCGACGAACTCGTCTCGGTAGCCGAGGCCGACCATCGGATCGGCGCGGTCGGCGCCAAGCTCGTGTATCCCGACGGAAAATTGCAGGAAGCCGGTGCGATCATCTTTCGCGACGGCAACGGCTGGAATTACGGGCGCTCGGGAAATCCCGACGATCCCCGGTACAATTTCGTCCGCGAGGTCGATTACTGCTCGGGGGCAGCGTTGCTCGTCCGTGCGGCGGCGTTTCGCGACCTCGGCGGCTTCGACGATCAGTATGCACCGGCATATTACGAAGACGCCGATCTCTGCTTCGGTCTTCGGACCCTGGGATTGCGCGTCGTCTATCAGCCGCGATCCGTGGTCGTTCATCGCGAGGGCCTCTCCTCCGGAACCGATCTCGCGAGCGGGGCAAAACGCTTTCAAGAATTCAACCGCGTCAAGTTCGCAAAGAAATGGGGTGACGTACTCCAGCGCCAGGCAGGCGGTGACGCTAAGCACGTAGCCAATGCCGCGCGACGGCGCCGCGGACGCACGATCCTCATCATTGACTCTTACGTCCCGCTCTACGACAAAGAAGCCGGCTCCGATCGTTTGTTCAAGATATTGAAGATTCTTGTCGATGCCGGCTATTATGTGTTCTTCCTTCCGGACAATTACGCTCCACTTCAGCCCTATACCAGCGAGCTGCAAGCGCTGGGGATCGAAGTGCTGCATCATGTGCCGGAGGGTCGTCCGGCCGGCGAAGCCCTCGACGAGACGCTGCCGATGCTCGATTTTGCTTGGATTTGCCGTCCCGAGCTTTTCGAGAAGTATGCACCGATCGTGCGGCGCAACAACGCCACAAGAATCATATACGATACGATCGATCTCCACTTCGTACGAAAGAAGCGCGAAGCCGAACTGCTGAACGATCCCGATTCGAGTGCCTGGAAAGAGATGGAACGGATCGAAGTCGGCGCCGCGCGCTCGGCGCACATCACGCTCACCGTCAACGACCAGGAGCGTGCGGCGCTCGTGGAACGCGGTGTGTCGAACGTGGTGATCGTTCCGACGATTCACAATACGAGGAGCGCGCAGCAGCGACCGTTTGGCGATCGAGACGGTATCCTTTTCATCGGTGGTTACAACCACCCGCCCAACGTCGACGCTGCGCAATGGCTCTGCAGCGAAATCATGCCGCTCGTCTGGGCGCGTTTGCCGGGCGTAACCCTCACTCTGCTCGGCAGCAATCCGTCGCAATCCGTGAGAAACCTCGCCACCGATCGCGTGAGCGTCCCCGGTTATTTGCGCGACGTATCGTCGTACTTCGAGCGCAGTCGCGTTTTCGTCGCGCCGATCCGGTTCGGTGCCGGCCTCAAGGGAAAGATCGGTCATAGTTTGGAATTCGGCTTGCCGGTGGTTACGACAACGGTGGGGGCCGAGGGCTTCCCGTTACGCAACGAGGAGAATTGCTACATCGCCGATACGGCTGAAGCATTCGCCGACGCCGTAGTCCGGCTCTACACGAGCGAGGCAACGTGGTCGTCATTCGCGAGCGCGTCGGATAAGCTACTGGGCGAATTCACGGCTGAAGCAGTTGGCCCACGAATCTGCGAGATGTTGGAAGCTCGATGAGACCGCAGCTCGATACGTCCTCACTCCTACAGGCGATAGCGGCGGCGCGGGAACGCTTCGCCGTCGCAGCGCCGGCTCATTTGGAACTCAACCGGCGGTATGACGCGACGTACTGGCTCGATCAGTCGCCCGAGTGGCTACCGCGCGTCGCCGAGATCGACGCGACCCTCTCGGGGCCTGCGCCGTGGTACGAGCTGGAAATCTTTCTAGCGTCCGGTCCGACCGAGCTCTACCGCTATTTTCCGTTCGCCGCGTACATCTACATCGACGGCATTGCGCAAGCCGTGCTCGAGTTCGACGGCCCCGACGAAGTACGCCGAGCCGTCGTCAACGTCCCGATGGGGAAGCGCTTTACCATCACGGCCGTGAGCGAACTGAGCGCTCCGCCCACCGAGGCCGACGAGCGGGAGCTGGCGGTTATCCTGCATGATATTTCCGTCGGCAAAGAGCTTCGGCAACAGCCGCAGCGCACGGCGTGGACGGAAGTCGACGCGAACGCGCAGCGAACGACGCCGCTGCTTGAAAAATTGCCGCGCCCGATCTTCGTCGTGGGCTCCTATCGTTCGGGAACCAGCGTTCTTACCTGGGCGCTTGGGCAGCATCCCAACATCTGGGCGCTCGACGAAACGCGCTGGCTGCAACTGCTCGGCTCCGGGGCTCTAGCCGCGTACGCCGTCGCAACCGACGCACCCGTCCACTACTTTGGCGTTTACGATGTAACGCGAAGCGAGTATATGGCCTATCTCGGATCTGCGATCGACCGCTTCGTCACGACCACGAGCAAGCGCCGCGCCGAAGAGGTTGCGCTGAAACGCCTTTCCGGCCTTGATCCGCGCTATCATCCGCATTTTCAACTTCGCCGGAGCGCCCTCGCGCCAAAGCAGCGCTGGATCGACGGTACCCCGGAAAATGCGGATTGCATCCTCTTGCTGCACGAGCTTTTCCCGGCGGCGCGGTTCGTCTGCGTTCTGCGCGATCCCCGTGACGTGATTGCATCGATGCTGCACTTTCACCGCGCCGGCGGCTTGGCGATGGACGTGGAGACGGCAGGCTCGATGTGGCTGCAAAAGTTAAACAATTGCCTGCTCGCCTATCAGGCTTTGGGCCCGCAGTTCGTGCGCGTCGTTCCGTACGAAACGTACGCCGAGCCCGCCGCCACCCTTCGCGACCTATTTGCGTTCCTGGACGAACCGGACTTTCCGCGTGCGATAGACACCTTCGGGGAGCGGATCAACACCTCGTCGCTCACCGCCGACGAACGCCGAGCCGCATATGACGAAATCGATCGAACACCCGACAGCGCGAGCGCCGTTTCCGAACTCTACGAACGCTTCAAGGCAGCGGTCTCGACGCCATGGGAATACGATGACGCCGCGCATGTCAAGTTGCGCGACATCCAAAACGAGATCGTCCATCGAATGGTCGAGGCCGTCGTCTAGAAAGATGCCCACCGATCCCAACATCGCCCTGGGCTCTAGCCTTGCGGCGCGCTTGCGCGACGCTGCGGCGCTGACCCCGCAAAAGCCGTTTTGCACGTTCCTCTCGCGAGGCAAGGACGAGGCGATCACCTACGGCGAGCTCTACGATCGAAGTTGCGCGTACGCGCGGTTCCTTAGCGGGCACGGTGTAGCACCCGGCGCCGTCGTACTCATCATCCTCCGGCACAGCCCTCATCTCTTTTACAGCTTCTTCGGCGCCGTGCTGGCGGGCGCGATCCCGTCATTCATGCCGTTTCCTACGCCAAAACAGCGCGGCGATCTCTATTGGTCCGATCATGAAACGCTTTTCGCCCGGATTGAACCGGCGCTGATCGTAACCTACAAAGAGAATCGCGACACCGCTCTCGCAGCCTTACCGCATCTGCGCGTCCCAATCGTAGTCGAGGAAGAGACAGCCCTCGTAACGCCGGATTCTCGGGAGTACCCCGGCCTCCACGCAGAGTATGATAGCGTCGCTTGTCTTCAACATAGCTCGGGCACCACAGGACTCAAGAAGGGCGTGATGCTCACGCACCGCGCGATCGACCTCCAAGTCGGCGCCTACGCGGAATCGATCGGCCTCGATTCGAACGACCGCGTCGCCTCATGGCTTCCGCTCTATCACGACATGGGGTTCATCACGAGCTTTCTGATGGTCGTTCTGCGCGGCTTGCACGTGGTCGCCCTGGACCCATTCGAATGGGTGATGCGGCCGGGTTTGCTGCTCGATTCCATTGAAAAATATCGTGCAACGTTGACCTGGCTTCCCAACTTCGCCTTCGCGCATCTCGCAAATGCGACCAAGCCGGGCGCGCGTTGGGATCTTTCCTCGATGCGCGCATTCATCAGTTGCTCGGAGCCCTGCAAACCGCGGGCTTTCGAGCGGTTCCTTTCCCGCTTTCGTGATTGCGGGGTTACCGAGCAGATGCTGGCCATAAGCTACGCGATGGCCGAAAATGTATTCGGCGTGACGCAAACGAAGCTCGGCGGCGCACCGCGCACCGTTCGAGGTGTACTCTCTTGCGGTGAGCCGCTCCCCGGAGTCCGGGTTGCTGTCGCTCGCGGCGAGAACTTCGCCGAAAATGGGACGGTCGGCGAGATTGCGGTCACGAGCCCTTTTCTTTTCAGCGGCTATTACGGGCTGGCCGATGCAACCAGATCGAAACTTCGCGACGGATGGTACGCAACGGGAGACCTCGGATTCGTCGACGGAGGCGAGCTCTTTGTAACGGGCCGGCTCGATGACATGCTCATCGTGAACGGCCGCAACTATTATGCGCACGACATCGAGGAGGCCGTCAGCGAGCTGCCCGGCTGCATCCCGGGTCGCGCGGTCGCGATCACCGTCGAGGATCCCGCTACCGGCGCCGAGGGACTGGTCGTGATTGCCGAGCATGAAGACGCCGCCGAACCGGCAATGACCGCAGTCGGAATCAAGGCTTCCCTGCTCGAGCGGTTTGGTCTCGCGGTTCACGCCGTTGTGGTGCTTCCCGCGGGCCGGTTGGTCAAGACGACCAGTGGAAAGATCGGTCGCAACAAAAACAAGGAGCTCTATCTTGCCGGGGACTTTGCCGGAGCCGAGACTAACGTATGAGCGATAGGGAGGAGAGCTTTAGCGGGGTACGCGAGGCGATCGTGCGCACGTTTGCGCTTCGCAGCGGTGACTCGATCGCGGCGGGAACGACGAGCGCCGACGTTCCCGGGTGGGATTCGCTCTCACATTCGTTGCTGCTGATGGCAATCGAGGAGCGTTTCGGCATCGATCTTCCGCTCGACCGCGTTTACGAAGCTCGAAATGTTGGTGACCTCGTCGACTTGGTCGAGGCGGCTCGGTCTCACGTCTAAAGATGGAAACGCTGATCGTATACGGCAACTGCCAAGCCGAGGCAGTCGCCACGGTGCTTCGCAAACATCCACGCGTGCAGGCAGCCTACGACGTGGTATATTTCCGCAGCTTCGAGCATCCGACGGAAGGAACCGGCATCCTTAACGAGGCCGACGCAGCCCGCTGCCGACTCTTATTCGAGCAGTATGATGCTAAAGC
This genomic stretch from Candidatus Baltobacteraceae bacterium harbors:
- a CDS encoding acyl carrier protein, whose amino-acid sequence is MSDREESFSGVREAIVRTFALRSGDSIAAGTTSADVPGWDSLSHSLLLMAIEERFGIDLPLDRVYEARNVGDLVDLVEAARSHV
- a CDS encoding glycosyltransferase, with product MDQAQIDAALQELSEEQALLNKLRSDYAIVTRSRLFGLRALWSSTKSLFGARYASAAPINRPSSVLGINTHSLLAKAEYARLVGAWHARAAARPLSETPLVSVVIPAHNHIDATVACLQSIADTWFETLAVQIILVDDGSQDETSALVALLQGVDVVSNGSNQGFVRACNRGAAIARGKYICFLNNDTIVRNAWLDELVSVAEADHRIGAVGAKLVYPDGKLQEAGAIIFRDGNGWNYGRSGNPDDPRYNFVREVDYCSGAALLVRAAAFRDLGGFDDQYAPAYYEDADLCFGLRTLGLRVVYQPRSVVVHREGLSSGTDLASGAKRFQEFNRVKFAKKWGDVLQRQAGGDAKHVANAARRRRGRTILIIDSYVPLYDKEAGSDRLFKILKILVDAGYYVFFLPDNYAPLQPYTSELQALGIEVLHHVPEGRPAGEALDETLPMLDFAWICRPELFEKYAPIVRRNNATRIIYDTIDLHFVRKKREAELLNDPDSSAWKEMERIEVGAARSAHITLTVNDQERAALVERGVSNVVIVPTIHNTRSAQQRPFGDRDGILFIGGYNHPPNVDAAQWLCSEIMPLVWARLPGVTLTLLGSNPSQSVRNLATDRVSVPGYLRDVSSYFERSRVFVAPIRFGAGLKGKIGHSLEFGLPVVTTTVGAEGFPLRNEENCYIADTAEAFADAVVRLYTSEATWSSFASASDKLLGEFTAEAVGPRICEMLEAR
- a CDS encoding sulfotransferase gives rise to the protein MRPQLDTSSLLQAIAAARERFAVAAPAHLELNRRYDATYWLDQSPEWLPRVAEIDATLSGPAPWYELEIFLASGPTELYRYFPFAAYIYIDGIAQAVLEFDGPDEVRRAVVNVPMGKRFTITAVSELSAPPTEADERELAVILHDISVGKELRQQPQRTAWTEVDANAQRTTPLLEKLPRPIFVVGSYRSGTSVLTWALGQHPNIWALDETRWLQLLGSGALAAYAVATDAPVHYFGVYDVTRSEYMAYLGSAIDRFVTTTSKRRAEEVALKRLSGLDPRYHPHFQLRRSALAPKQRWIDGTPENADCILLLHELFPAARFVCVLRDPRDVIASMLHFHRAGGLAMDVETAGSMWLQKLNNCLLAYQALGPQFVRVVPYETYAEPAATLRDLFAFLDEPDFPRAIDTFGERINTSSLTADERRAAYDEIDRTPDSASAVSELYERFKAAVSTPWEYDDAAHVKLRDIQNEIVHRMVEAVV
- a CDS encoding AMP-binding protein, with protein sequence MPTDPNIALGSSLAARLRDAAALTPQKPFCTFLSRGKDEAITYGELYDRSCAYARFLSGHGVAPGAVVLIILRHSPHLFYSFFGAVLAGAIPSFMPFPTPKQRGDLYWSDHETLFARIEPALIVTYKENRDTALAALPHLRVPIVVEEETALVTPDSREYPGLHAEYDSVACLQHSSGTTGLKKGVMLTHRAIDLQVGAYAESIGLDSNDRVASWLPLYHDMGFITSFLMVVLRGLHVVALDPFEWVMRPGLLLDSIEKYRATLTWLPNFAFAHLANATKPGARWDLSSMRAFISCSEPCKPRAFERFLSRFRDCGVTEQMLAISYAMAENVFGVTQTKLGGAPRTVRGVLSCGEPLPGVRVAVARGENFAENGTVGEIAVTSPFLFSGYYGLADATRSKLRDGWYATGDLGFVDGGELFVTGRLDDMLIVNGRNYYAHDIEEAVSELPGCIPGRAVAITVEDPATGAEGLVVIAEHEDAAEPAMTAVGIKASLLERFGLAVHAVVVLPAGRLVKTTSGKIGRNKNKELYLAGDFAGAETNV